The genomic DNA CCGAGGTCTACAAGATGCTGTCGGGCTATCAGCTGGCCTATCTGCACGTCGTCGAAAGCTTTCCGGGCAGCGACGACGACAAGGGCCGCGACCTGCTGGCCCGTCTGCGCAAAATTTACGACGGCTTCTACATCGCCAACGGCGGCTACGACGCCGACATGGCGCGCGAGGCGATCGAATCGGGCTATGCCGAGGCCGTGGCCTTTGGCCGTCCCTTTATCGCGAACCCCGATCTGCCACACCGCATGAAGCTGAACGCCGAAATGAACGAGCCCGATCAGGATACCTTCTATGGTGGCGGGGCAGAGGGTTACATCGACTACCCGACGCTGGAAGAAGTCAAAGCCGCCTGATTTGGCGACATGACGACCAGAACGCCCCGCCTGACCGGCGGGGCGTTTCGCGTTTCAGGGCCGCGTCAGGCTGCGGGCGGACAGCGCCTTGATGACGGCCCGCTCCTCTGCATCCGGCGCACGTCCAACCCGGCGATAGGTTGCGCCGTCCGGTGTGCGCGTCGCCAGACCGTTCTCGATCAGGCAACGGCGCAGCAGGACGTGGTCGCCGAAGACCTCGTTCGCCTGCAGGATCGCATTCACCTCGCGTTCCGTCATGTCGTTGCGGGTCGGCAGGCGGGTCCAGAACCATGCGATGCACAGCCGCTGCACGCTGGTCTTCAGCGGCCAGCGGGTCATGCGGGCGGTGTCGTCAAAGACCGCCAGCGCCGCCTTCACCCGGTTCAGCGCCTGCTTGTCGAGGTCGGGCAGGGGGGCAGTCCGTGCCCGCAGGTGCTGGTGATTGCGATAGCCCGCCGCCTGCGCAATCAACGCCAGGGCCGCACTTTGGCTGACGGGCGGTGCGGGCCAATGGCCGCGCAAATGGGTGGCAAAATGCGACAGGTCGTCGATCACCAAAGGGATCGGAGAGTGGGACATGGTGTCCTCCAGTTCAAGACGCACGATGGTCGAGAGCCGCCCTTGTCGACCGCAGCGTCAGGGACTGGCGGTCAGAAGTCGAAATGGCAGGTTCAGCGTGACCCACGCGGGCCGACGACGTCTGGGCCTCCTGCCGCCCATGCGGCGATCTAAGCGGCGGGCGCAGGTCTTGGCAAGGCAAAATAGGTACTGTCGGACCAGACGCCGCCGATGAAATAGGTGCGCGCGGCGCGGTGGGTTTCGCGAAACCCCAGTTTGTGAAGCGTTGCGGCAGAGCCCGCATTGCGCGGGTCAATGTCCGCGATCAGCCGGTCGGTCGCGTAGGTTTCGAAAAGATAAGGGATGATCGCCTGCATCGCCTCTGTCACGAGGCCCTGCCGCCAATGGTCGGGGTGCAGGATGAAACCGACCTCGTCCGTGTCGTAAAGGCCCGCGCAGCCGATCGCCTGCCCGTCGCGGTCGATCACGAAATATCCCAGGGGGTGGTGGGCCATAATCCGGTCGAGCCGGTCTTGCGTCACGCTGCGGTCCGCGTGCGGCAGGGTGGACCAGTATTGCATCGCCCGCGGGTCGGAGAAGACCGCGAAGAGGTCGTCCAGATCGGTCTGTCGCGCACGCCGCAGGGTCAGCCGCGGCGTGCGCAGAACGGGATCAGCGCTTTTCGATGTCGACGTAGTCACGCGTCGTCGCACCCATGTAAA from Loktanella sp. M215 includes the following:
- a CDS encoding DUF2087 domain-containing protein, which produces MSHSPIPLVIDDLSHFATHLRGHWPAPPVSQSAALALIAQAAGYRNHQHLRARTAPLPDLDKQALNRVKAALAVFDDTARMTRWPLKTSVQRLCIAWFWTRLPTRNDMTEREVNAILQANEVFGDHVLLRRCLIENGLATRTPDGATYRRVGRAPDAEERAVIKALSARSLTRP
- a CDS encoding GNAT family N-acetyltransferase, translating into MTTSTSKSADPVLRTPRLTLRRARQTDLDDLFAVFSDPRAMQYWSTLPHADRSVTQDRLDRIMAHHPLGYFVIDRDGQAIGCAGLYDTDEVGFILHPDHWRQGLVTEAMQAIIPYLFETYATDRLIADIDPRNAGSAATLHKLGFRETHRAARTYFIGGVWSDSTYFALPRPAPAA